One window of the Cryomorphaceae bacterium 1068 genome contains the following:
- a CDS encoding paraquat-inducible protein A, with product MTRQFTIRIFLIAAILIQSYSAFEIFRINRLQKQHTEDLIELSMIKYGIFNVDEWKEQVATIVAKKIDEFQITDTNREEMRVKIQDFLYEQIRRFRNEYRDSNSGSIGGVFRNMVASVTKTFDELEKQIPTITEEILNFMEDPENRRDLKNWVRGKLDEYADKTFAEMDYTLHDHILAKHNSETRVEATQKLKAEIGTLNDGKIKYFVIIGLLYTLVLVSLFAGSADQPFTLLMVVIFSSILLFLGVLLPMIEIDARIDELSFTLLGEPVLFSDQVLYFKSKSIVEVVGLLIGQGKIDLFLVAVLVFLFSVIFPFSKLLATVIYLFRKSVRSNRAVAFMVFKTGKWSMADVMVVAIFMAYIGFSGIVSEQLGQLENISHTIDILTTNHSKLNEGFFLFTGFVLLSLFISMRVEKRLKRKSETE from the coding sequence ATGACCCGCCAATTCACTATTCGCATTTTCCTCATTGCAGCCATCCTGATTCAGAGCTATTCTGCTTTTGAAATCTTCCGCATCAATCGCTTGCAAAAGCAACACACCGAGGATCTGATCGAACTCTCCATGATCAAATACGGCATTTTCAATGTAGATGAATGGAAGGAGCAGGTTGCCACGATCGTGGCAAAGAAGATTGATGAGTTTCAGATCACCGATACCAACCGCGAGGAAATGCGGGTAAAAATTCAAGACTTCCTTTATGAGCAGATAAGGCGGTTTCGCAACGAATACCGAGACAGTAACAGTGGAAGCATAGGTGGCGTTTTCAGAAACATGGTAGCGAGCGTGACCAAAACCTTTGACGAGCTCGAAAAACAAATCCCCACGATCACGGAAGAGATCCTAAACTTTATGGAGGATCCCGAAAATCGTCGAGATTTGAAAAACTGGGTCCGTGGCAAACTGGATGAATATGCCGATAAGACCTTTGCCGAAATGGATTACACCCTGCACGACCACATTTTAGCCAAGCACAATAGCGAAACAAGAGTAGAAGCTACCCAAAAACTAAAGGCTGAAATTGGTACTCTGAACGACGGAAAGATCAAATACTTTGTCATCATCGGACTGCTATATACCCTGGTCTTAGTGAGTTTGTTTGCAGGTTCGGCTGATCAACCGTTTACCCTTCTGATGGTCGTCATCTTTTCCTCAATCCTTCTTTTTTTGGGTGTACTCCTGCCGATGATCGAAATCGACGCTCGGATCGATGAATTGTCCTTTACCCTTTTGGGAGAACCCGTCCTCTTTAGCGATCAAGTGCTGTATTTCAAAAGCAAAAGCATTGTGGAGGTGGTGGGGCTACTTATCGGACAAGGCAAGATTGATCTATTCCTTGTGGCTGTTTTGGTCTTTCTGTTTAGCGTAATCTTTCCCTTCAGCAAACTCTTAGCTACGGTGATTTATCTCTTCCGGAAGAGTGTTCGTTCCAATCGAGCGGTAGCTTTCATGGTTTTCAAAACGGGGAAATGGTCGATGGCCGACGTCATGGTAGTCGCGATTTTTATGGCTTACATTGGTTTCTCCGGGATCGTATCCGAGCAGCTCGGTCAATTGGAAAACATCTCCCATACCATCGATATTCTCACAACCAATCACTCCAAACTCAACGAAGGATTCTTTTTGTTTACCGGGTTCGTACTGTTGAGTCTCTTTATCTCGATGCGGGTGGAGAAGAGGCTGAAAAGAAAAAGTGAAACGGAATAG
- a CDS encoding aldehyde dehydrogenase family protein, which translates to MEISKKAHDFETFDAPTKIHWNQYLIDGKLHTWSGEMEEVFSPMGDVNSDGSVAKTSLGESPLLTAEVGLRALAAAKKAYNNGRGHWPTAAANERVEAMEHFLDLMVAKREEVSTMLMWEIAKNKSAAFKEFDRTVDYIRDTIEEFKELQRRGSRIASKDGIVSQIRRGPLGVVLCLGPYNYPLNETFCLLIPALMMGNTVVFKPAKYGVLLLTPLVEAFKEAFPPGVVNIVFGRGRTLAGPIMQTGDVDVLALIGGSSSSNALVSQHPKPNRLRQVLGLEAKNPAIVFPDADLDLSVKQCVNGGLSYNGQRCTAIKIIFVHKSVAQQFVDKLGDAVDQLKLDHPATNSELTPLPERDKVIAMEAYVDDAVAKGAKVVNQYAGRVNDTAFFPAVLYPVSNDMRIYHEEQFGPVVPVVEYDDLEEVMDCIAESDYGQQCSLFSEGEKTVSSAVDNMVNQVCRVNINASCQRGPDYLPFTGRKDSAVGTLSVNDALRSFSIRTVVATDTGQRELVGKVVSGGNSNFMTTDYLL; encoded by the coding sequence ATGGAAATTAGTAAGAAAGCACACGACTTTGAGACATTCGACGCTCCGACAAAGATTCATTGGAACCAATACCTGATCGATGGAAAGCTTCACACCTGGTCGGGAGAAATGGAAGAAGTTTTCTCGCCGATGGGTGATGTCAATTCTGATGGCAGTGTAGCAAAGACGTCTTTGGGAGAGTCACCTTTATTGACTGCTGAGGTAGGACTGAGAGCATTGGCTGCAGCCAAAAAAGCATACAACAACGGTCGCGGCCATTGGCCCACCGCCGCAGCGAATGAAAGGGTAGAGGCTATGGAGCACTTTCTGGACTTGATGGTCGCCAAAAGGGAAGAGGTCAGCACGATGCTGATGTGGGAGATTGCCAAGAATAAATCAGCAGCCTTCAAAGAGTTTGACCGTACGGTGGACTACATACGAGATACCATTGAGGAATTTAAAGAGCTGCAGCGCCGCGGGTCGCGCATCGCCTCCAAGGACGGAATCGTTTCGCAGATTCGCCGTGGACCATTGGGGGTAGTGCTTTGCTTGGGCCCTTACAACTATCCCCTCAACGAAACTTTCTGCCTCCTCATCCCCGCATTGATGATGGGAAATACGGTAGTGTTTAAACCCGCCAAATATGGAGTACTCCTACTCACTCCATTGGTAGAAGCTTTTAAAGAGGCTTTTCCACCTGGAGTGGTAAACATTGTTTTCGGTCGTGGACGCACTCTGGCCGGGCCGATTATGCAAACGGGAGATGTGGATGTGCTGGCTTTGATCGGCGGATCGAGCAGTTCCAATGCCTTGGTTTCTCAACATCCCAAACCAAATCGCCTTCGTCAAGTGCTGGGATTGGAAGCGAAGAATCCGGCTATTGTCTTTCCCGATGCTGATCTTGACTTGTCCGTAAAGCAATGCGTGAACGGCGGTTTGAGCTACAACGGACAGCGCTGTACTGCGATTAAAATTATCTTCGTTCACAAAAGTGTGGCGCAGCAATTCGTCGACAAGTTAGGCGATGCGGTAGATCAGTTGAAACTCGATCATCCTGCCACCAATAGTGAGTTGACACCACTGCCCGAGCGCGACAAAGTGATCGCCATGGAAGCCTATGTAGATGATGCCGTAGCCAAAGGAGCGAAGGTGGTGAACCAATATGCGGGTCGTGTAAACGATACTGCTTTCTTTCCTGCGGTGCTATACCCCGTCTCAAACGATATGCGAATTTACCACGAGGAACAGTTCGGTCCCGTCGTTCCGGTCGTGGAATACGACGATCTGGAGGAAGTGATGGATTGCATTGCCGAGTCTGATTACGGTCAGCAGTGCAGCCTTTTCAGTGAAGGAGAAAAGACCGTTTCTTCAGCCGTAGACAATATGGTAAACCAAGTATGCCGTGTGAACATAAACGCATCATGTCAGCGCGGGCCTGACTACCTCCCTTTTACAGGAAGGAAAGACAGCGCCGTGGGGACACTTAGTGTAAACGATGCCCTCCGTTCGTTCTCCATTCGCACCGTCGTGGCGACTGATACGGGTCAGCGTGAATTGGTAGGAAAAGTCGTATCGGGTGGAAATAGCAATTTCATGACAACGGATTATTTGTTGTAG